A single region of the Synergistales bacterium genome encodes:
- a CDS encoding ASKHA domain-containing protein, whose protein sequence is MEPRDIRIVFQPSGTTARAREGEILHDVAAGAGVRIARPCGGAGSCGKCRVRVAGAAAPPTETERRLLSASDLRDGIRLACAATVAGEAEVHVIDSASGAGSPILSKLAGGDIQWAPDTSGYGVAFDIGTTTLVAYLLDLDGQRVVDSLSFLNPQCSYGDDVVSRIAHCAEEGGLQQLQRSLVEEMNRRLAELAGRNGLQTEDISGITAAGNTVMKHLLAGISPQSIGVSPYKPSFLTLPPMEAASLGLLCCPGSLVKLIPNVAGYVGGDIVAGVAATGMAESETMRLLIDIGTNNEIVLGNRDGLFCCAAAAGPAFEGARIENGMTAAPGAIERVFCSEGDLMVQTIAGDPPRGLCGSGLVDAMALLLDAGIIDRSGRMTDPERCPDPRLRRRLDRNERGILRFLLTDDAHPVSLTQKDVREVQLALGAIRVGAEVLLERAGLPAEEVDEVLLAGAFGNYIDRTSALRIGLLPAVPAARITSVHNTAGLGAAMALASKHFYGKTYSIAEKMEYIELSTLDDFQERFVGAMTF, encoded by the coding sequence ATGGAACCACGGGACATCCGGATCGTTTTCCAGCCCTCCGGCACCACCGCCCGGGCGCGGGAGGGAGAGATACTGCACGACGTCGCCGCCGGGGCGGGCGTGCGGATCGCCAGGCCCTGCGGCGGTGCGGGAAGCTGCGGGAAGTGCCGCGTCCGCGTAGCAGGGGCTGCCGCCCCGCCGACGGAGACAGAGCGGAGGCTCTTGAGTGCCTCGGATCTCCGGGACGGTATCCGCCTCGCCTGCGCCGCCACCGTGGCCGGTGAGGCCGAGGTCCACGTGATCGACAGCGCATCCGGTGCGGGGTCGCCCATTCTCTCCAAGCTCGCCGGCGGCGACATCCAGTGGGCGCCCGATACGAGCGGCTACGGAGTGGCCTTCGACATCGGCACCACCACCCTGGTGGCCTACCTGCTGGACCTCGACGGCCAGCGTGTGGTGGACTCCCTCTCCTTTCTCAACCCCCAGTGCAGCTACGGCGACGATGTGGTCTCCCGTATCGCCCACTGCGCCGAAGAGGGAGGGCTCCAGCAGCTGCAGCGCTCGCTGGTGGAGGAGATGAACAGGCGGCTTGCCGAGCTGGCCGGACGTAACGGCTTGCAAACAGAAGACATCAGCGGGATCACCGCCGCGGGCAACACCGTGATGAAGCACCTCCTGGCGGGGATCTCCCCGCAGAGCATCGGCGTCAGCCCCTACAAGCCGTCGTTCCTCACGCTGCCGCCCATGGAGGCGGCCTCACTGGGGCTTTTGTGCTGCCCCGGAAGTCTGGTGAAGCTCATTCCCAACGTGGCGGGCTACGTGGGTGGCGATATCGTGGCCGGCGTGGCCGCCACGGGCATGGCCGAGTCGGAAACGATGCGCCTTCTGATCGACATCGGCACGAACAACGAGATCGTTCTCGGCAACCGGGATGGGCTGTTCTGCTGCGCCGCGGCGGCGGGCCCGGCCTTCGAGGGGGCGCGCATCGAAAACGGGATGACCGCCGCCCCCGGGGCCATCGAGCGGGTCTTTTGCAGTGAAGGAGACCTGATGGTGCAGACCATCGCCGGCGACCCGCCGCGGGGCCTCTGCGGCTCCGGCCTGGTGGACGCCATGGCCCTGCTGCTCGACGCGGGCATCATCGACAGAAGCGGCCGGATGACCGACCCGGAACGATGCCCCGATCCCCGGCTCCGCCGCCGTCTCGACCGAAACGAACGGGGGATCCTCCGCTTCCTGCTGACCGACGATGCCCACCCTGTCTCTCTCACCCAGAAGGATGTCCGGGAGGTGCAGCTCGCGCTGGGGGCCATCCGCGTCGGCGCGGAGGTGCTCCTGGAGCGGGCGGGACTCCCCGCGGAGGAGGTGGACGAGGTGCTTCTGGCCGGTGCCTTCGGCAACTACATCGACCGCACAAGCGCCCTCCGCATCGGACTGCTGCCCGCCGTGCCCGCCGCGAGGATCACAAGCGTCCACAACACCGCCGGACTCGGCGCCGCCATGGCCCTGGCCTCGAAGCACTTCTACGGGAAGACCTACAGCATCGCCGAGAAGATGGAGTATATCGAGCTCTCCACACTGGACGACTTCCAGGAGCGCTTTGTCGGCGCCATGACCTTTTAG
- a CDS encoding uroporphyrinogen decarboxylase family protein: protein MTNRILQWANDLGRTPVAPLLGHPGAPLTGTTLKANLTDPATQTASLKALEEAVSPDALFLFMDLTVEAEALGCSIEFDDNAPPSVEHSPITDASKLGDLDTSQDLPGRMSTFVEVVRQARDTLDTPISAYTIGPFTLASQLAGTTNLCVSCIKDPDFVKRLVEQSTEVIKQYAAALVEAGVEVYTILEPSAVMISAQHFGKFSGPYCRELFDSVPQAWKILHICGNSGHLLEAMCATGAEGLSLDANVSLPELARRCPGDVALIGNISPVQTVMQKDPAAIRTAVLDLRKEMAEHPNFVLSTGCDLPLGTPMENVKAFVEAGKEPL from the coding sequence ATGACAAACCGCATTCTCCAATGGGCAAACGACCTGGGCAGGACACCTGTGGCCCCCCTGCTGGGGCATCCCGGGGCACCCCTGACGGGAACGACGCTGAAAGCGAATCTCACCGACCCGGCGACCCAGACGGCCAGCCTCAAGGCTCTGGAAGAGGCCGTATCGCCGGACGCGCTCTTTCTCTTCATGGATCTCACCGTGGAGGCCGAAGCGCTGGGCTGCAGCATCGAGTTCGACGACAACGCACCCCCTTCGGTGGAGCATTCGCCCATCACCGACGCAAGCAAGCTCGGCGATCTGGATACCTCCCAGGACCTCCCGGGCAGGATGAGCACCTTCGTGGAGGTCGTCAGACAGGCCAGGGACACCCTGGATACACCGATCAGCGCCTACACCATCGGTCCCTTCACGCTGGCATCGCAGCTCGCCGGCACCACAAACCTCTGCGTCTCCTGCATCAAGGATCCCGATTTCGTGAAACGACTGGTGGAACAATCCACGGAGGTCATCAAACAGTACGCCGCCGCCCTGGTCGAAGCGGGCGTGGAGGTGTACACCATTCTCGAACCGTCTGCCGTCATGATCTCGGCCCAGCACTTCGGCAAATTCTCCGGGCCCTACTGCAGGGAGCTCTTCGATTCCGTCCCGCAGGCCTGGAAGATCCTCCATATCTGCGGCAACTCCGGTCATCTCCTGGAGGCGATGTGCGCCACCGGCGCCGAGGGGCTGAGCCTGGACGCCAACGTGAGCCTCCCCGAGCTGGCCCGTCGCTGCCCCGGGGACGTGGCGCTCATCGGCAACATCAGCCCCGTCCAGACGGTGATGCAGAAGGACCCCGCAGCCATCCGCACAGCCGTGCTGGACCTGCGGAAAGAGATGGCGGAACACCCAAACTTCGTCCTCTCCACGGGCTGCGACCTCCCCCTGGGGACACCCATGGAAAACGTGAAGGCCTTCGTAGAAGCCGGGAAGGAACCGCTCTAG
- a CDS encoding aldehyde ferredoxin oxidoreductase family protein yields the protein MTTQPGYAGAELWIDLTTGQSSAEPLRGDLRRYIGGAGYAARLFYDRMEAGTDPLGPDNLLLVGTGPLTDQRVPGGGSIEICFKSPLTGAWGESRMGCDVGFALRKAGYDFLIVQGAAENPVYAVVDNDGVTLKDASHLAGRHTLDKEAAVRDEVGQDYLVLSIGPAGEQGVLFSSVMHSHRAAGRCGGGAVMGSKNLLAIAVKGAKEVTLADQETFAAKSREFHKVVLQNPVSGGFKEGGTMMGYAFSDASGDLPTRNWQSNSFGKGKEVATHFQKKNLIRARGCYSGCTMQCGRWLHVPDGPYATPEHEGGEYESISAFTAFIGNENVDAAVHASWLCNEYGLDTISAGAQLAFLMECREQGIVSEEDLEGLHIAWNQPEDLAEGLRRITYREGRIYSLLADGVRAAAKELGPRAEELAIHVKGLEGPAHDPRGGKSLALTYGTAPRGLCHIHPFETSGWDGGKGDNDLQPYGLRDPNEVDALEEHGKGNDVAILQDAGQLPDVLVTCKFYMFSGMNVDRDAELLNAATGWEMTGRELLEVGERTLVLERLFNMREGLSRKDDLLPEKMRRSPAFGKFGGKPESAISDYEGMLDEYYEARGWDKETGAPKQETLERLGLA from the coding sequence ATGACGACGCAACCTGGCTATGCCGGAGCGGAGCTCTGGATCGACCTGACCACGGGACAGAGCAGTGCGGAACCGCTCCGGGGGGACCTGCGGAGATACATCGGTGGCGCGGGCTACGCCGCGCGGCTCTTCTACGACCGGATGGAAGCCGGTACGGACCCTCTCGGCCCTGACAACCTGCTTCTGGTGGGCACCGGACCGCTGACGGACCAGCGGGTGCCCGGCGGGGGGAGCATCGAGATCTGTTTCAAATCGCCCCTCACCGGCGCCTGGGGGGAGAGCCGCATGGGCTGCGATGTGGGCTTCGCCCTCAGGAAGGCGGGCTACGACTTTCTGATCGTCCAGGGGGCCGCCGAGAACCCCGTCTACGCCGTCGTTGACAACGACGGGGTGACCCTGAAGGATGCCTCCCACCTGGCGGGCAGGCATACCCTGGACAAGGAGGCCGCCGTGCGGGACGAGGTAGGTCAGGACTACCTGGTGCTCTCCATCGGTCCGGCAGGGGAGCAGGGCGTGCTCTTTTCGAGCGTCATGCACAGCCACCGTGCCGCCGGCCGCTGCGGCGGAGGCGCGGTGATGGGGTCCAAAAACCTTCTGGCTATCGCCGTAAAGGGTGCGAAAGAGGTGACCTTGGCTGACCAAGAGACCTTCGCCGCCAAGTCCAGGGAATTCCACAAGGTGGTGCTGCAGAACCCGGTGAGCGGCGGGTTCAAGGAAGGGGGCACCATGATGGGCTACGCCTTCTCCGATGCCTCCGGCGACCTGCCCACGAGGAACTGGCAGTCCAACTCCTTCGGCAAGGGCAAGGAGGTGGCCACTCACTTCCAGAAAAAGAACCTCATCAGGGCCCGGGGCTGCTACTCGGGCTGCACCATGCAGTGCGGCCGCTGGCTCCACGTTCCCGACGGGCCCTACGCCACGCCGGAGCACGAGGGCGGCGAGTACGAGTCGATCTCGGCTTTTACCGCCTTCATCGGCAACGAGAACGTCGATGCGGCTGTGCATGCCTCCTGGCTCTGCAACGAGTACGGCCTGGACACCATCTCCGCCGGTGCGCAGCTGGCCTTCCTCATGGAGTGCCGGGAACAGGGGATTGTCTCCGAGGAGGACCTGGAGGGGCTCCACATCGCCTGGAACCAGCCGGAGGATCTCGCCGAGGGCTTGCGCCGGATCACCTACCGGGAGGGCCGGATCTACAGCCTGCTGGCCGACGGCGTGCGTGCGGCGGCGAAGGAACTCGGGCCCAGGGCGGAGGAGCTCGCCATCCACGTCAAGGGTCTGGAGGGGCCGGCCCACGACCCGCGGGGCGGCAAGTCCCTGGCGCTGACCTACGGGACGGCGCCGCGGGGGCTCTGCCATATCCATCCCTTCGAGACCAGCGGCTGGGACGGCGGTAAGGGCGACAATGATCTGCAGCCCTACGGCCTGCGCGACCCCAACGAGGTGGATGCCCTGGAGGAGCACGGAAAGGGCAACGACGTGGCCATCCTGCAGGATGCGGGGCAGCTGCCGGATGTGCTGGTGACCTGCAAGTTCTATATGTTCTCCGGCATGAATGTGGACCGCGACGCCGAGCTTCTCAACGCCGCCACCGGCTGGGAGATGACCGGCCGGGAGCTGCTGGAGGTGGGCGAACGCACCCTCGTGCTGGAGCGTCTCTTCAACATGCGGGAGGGGCTCTCCCGCAAGGACGACCTGCTGCCCGAAAAGATGCGCAGGAGCCCGGCCTTCGGCAAGTTCGGCGGCAAGCCCGAGAGCGCCATCAGCGACTACGAGGGCATGCTCGACGAGTACTACGAGGCCAGGGGATGGGACAAGGAGACCGGCGCCCCGAAACAGGAGACGCTGGAGCGGCTCGGGCTGGCGTAG
- a CDS encoding ABC transporter permease: MYGDQSFWVLFYEYVTRYYMRILNLTMEHIMISGIALGITLALCVPLGIYLTRNEKITPYIIGVANVFQTIPSLALLGFLIFVFGIGNDNAICALFLYAMLPVLQNTYTGIKNVPSELTQAARGMGMKDMQILMRVELPLARPVILAGIRVAMVWIIGTATLASAIGGGGLGKLIFSGLASIRNEVVLAGAIPATILALIADQGIKMLQRHFSPEQKAERLKRKAEERLEAANAQAQ, encoded by the coding sequence ATGTACGGTGACCAGTCCTTCTGGGTATTATTTTATGAATATGTAACGCGTTATTATATGCGCATCCTCAACCTGACGATGGAACATATCATGATCTCCGGCATCGCACTGGGGATCACCCTGGCGCTCTGTGTCCCCCTGGGGATCTACCTGACGCGGAACGAGAAGATCACACCCTACATCATCGGCGTGGCCAACGTCTTTCAGACCATCCCCAGCCTGGCGCTGCTCGGTTTTCTCATCTTCGTCTTCGGGATCGGCAACGACAACGCCATCTGCGCGCTCTTCCTCTACGCCATGCTGCCGGTGCTGCAGAACACCTATACGGGCATCAAGAATGTCCCCAGCGAGCTGACCCAGGCGGCGCGGGGGATGGGGATGAAAGACATGCAGATCCTCATGCGGGTGGAGCTGCCGCTGGCGCGGCCGGTGATCCTCGCCGGGATCCGGGTGGCCATGGTCTGGATCATCGGGACGGCCACGCTGGCTTCGGCCATCGGCGGCGGAGGGCTGGGGAAGCTGATCTTCTCGGGGCTCGCCTCCATCCGCAACGAGGTGGTTCTGGCCGGCGCTATCCCCGCCACCATCCTGGCCCTGATCGCCGACCAGGGGATCAAGATGCTCCAGCGCCATTTCAGCCCCGAGCAGAAGGCCGAACGTCTGAAACGGAAGGCTGAGGAACGGCTGGAAGCGGCGAACGCCCAAGCCCAATAA
- a CDS encoding betaine/proline/choline family ABC transporter ATP-binding protein (Members of the family are the ATP-binding subunit of ABC transporters for substrates such as betaine, L-proline or other amino acids, choline, carnitine, etc. The substrate specificity is best determined from the substrate-binding subunit, rather than this subunit, as it interacts with the permease subunit and not with substrate directly.): MVLFEHVSKVYPNETRAVDDLNLRIEEGELVTFIGPSGCGKTSTLKMVNRLEDCTEGTIYVNGRDIYSIDAVQLRRDLGYVIQEIALMPHMSVAENIAIVPRLLKWPQKKITKRVDELLEMANLPPREYRHRLPGMLSGGQKQRIGVLRAMAADPPVILMDEPFGALDPLSRGSLQDEFLLMQEQMKKTIVFVTHDMDEAIKMADKIVLMRNGKVEQMGTPEELQEEPATEFVKNFIGEDRLSQISPESPVDTLVAPPTIQVRPSRGAKDVLDMMEDEDVEFAQVVDKRGKWVGMAHASLLKRAARRDGTARDGVRQNRVLCSADANMRDAAEMLADRDMPIPVVDEDGMFLGIITSGEVAKLAIGRLSRTAVASEKE, from the coding sequence ATGGTGCTCTTTGAACATGTTTCCAAGGTGTACCCCAATGAAACCAGGGCAGTGGACGATCTCAATCTCAGGATTGAAGAGGGCGAACTGGTCACCTTCATCGGTCCCTCGGGTTGCGGGAAGACCTCCACACTGAAGATGGTCAACCGGCTCGAGGACTGTACGGAGGGCACGATCTACGTCAACGGCCGGGACATCTACAGCATCGACGCCGTGCAGCTCCGCCGCGACCTGGGCTACGTGATCCAGGAGATCGCCCTGATGCCCCACATGTCGGTGGCCGAAAACATCGCCATCGTCCCCAGGCTGCTCAAATGGCCGCAGAAGAAGATCACCAAGCGTGTGGACGAGCTGCTGGAAATGGCCAATCTGCCGCCCCGGGAATACCGGCACCGCCTGCCCGGAATGCTCAGCGGCGGGCAGAAGCAGCGCATCGGCGTGCTGCGGGCCATGGCGGCCGATCCTCCTGTCATCCTCATGGACGAGCCCTTCGGCGCGCTGGACCCGCTGAGCCGGGGCAGTCTGCAGGACGAGTTTCTCCTGATGCAGGAGCAAATGAAAAAGACCATTGTCTTCGTCACCCACGACATGGACGAGGCCATCAAGATGGCCGACAAGATCGTTCTCATGCGCAACGGCAAGGTGGAGCAGATGGGGACGCCGGAGGAGCTCCAGGAGGAACCCGCCACGGAGTTCGTCAAGAACTTCATCGGCGAGGACCGGCTCTCCCAGATCTCGCCGGAGAGCCCAGTGGATACCCTCGTTGCGCCGCCGACCATCCAGGTGCGTCCCAGCAGGGGCGCCAAGGATGTCCTGGATATGATGGAAGACGAAGACGTGGAGTTCGCCCAGGTTGTCGACAAGCGGGGAAAGTGGGTCGGCATGGCCCATGCCTCGCTGCTGAAACGGGCGGCCAGGAGAGACGGGACAGCCAGGGATGGCGTCCGGCAGAACCGGGTTCTCTGTTCGGCCGACGCCAACATGCGCGATGCGGCGGAGATGCTTGCCGACAGGGATATGCCCATACCCGTGGTGGACGAAGACGGGATGTTCCTGGGTATCATCACCAGCGGCGAGGTCGCCAAACTCGCCATCGGCCGGTTGTCGCGGACAGCCGTTGCCTCGGAGAAGGAGTGA
- a CDS encoding 5-guanidino-2-oxopentanoate decarboxylase encodes MELATGGQLVVQTLKSQGVDTIFGIPGIHNLGIYDALYDSGIRHVTTRHEQGAGFMADGYARSTGQVGVALVISGPGMTNILTPMGEAYHDSVPMVVISSEIPTAWIGKGCGFLHELRNATTVMGAVAKESRCVTSAAAIPDALADAFRLAVTGRPGPVHVAVPMDVINGACREEAPIPDPKGPSPLPPLDGTQLDAAAQRLAGAERPVMYLGGGAAGAAEELTRLAERLDMPVLQSMAGKGVVSEDHPLCIGTRIHLPSVREYVAGCDVMLAVGTEISPADLWEFPLQLGGSLIQVDVDAANFDRNFRADIGIRGDAAEAASALMERLDVAIPIGWDTVTAVAGLVKRSREEVNGITGMGGEFPLMLDVLQGMRAGLPEEGKLFIDMAGAAYVALSEFPARHPRTFHHPVGFGTLGYALPGAIGAKLAEPTAPVCVFSGDGGFQFTLPELAVAAQEGLTLPIMIWNDGGYGEIRRNEAVLQPGRRIAVDLRGPELQSLAGAYGIAYEAVENGAETEQALQRAFARQCPTLIDVQATPPSETKGAL; translated from the coding sequence ATGGAATTGGCGACAGGAGGCCAACTGGTTGTCCAAACCTTGAAATCCCAGGGTGTGGACACCATCTTTGGTATTCCGGGGATCCACAATCTCGGTATCTACGATGCGCTGTACGACAGCGGTATCCGTCATGTCACGACCCGGCACGAACAGGGCGCGGGGTTCATGGCCGACGGCTACGCACGGAGCACCGGGCAGGTGGGGGTGGCGCTGGTCATCTCCGGGCCCGGCATGACCAACATCCTCACCCCCATGGGCGAGGCCTACCACGATTCGGTGCCCATGGTGGTGATCTCCAGCGAGATCCCCACTGCCTGGATCGGCAAGGGCTGCGGATTTCTCCACGAGCTGCGGAACGCCACAACGGTGATGGGGGCCGTGGCCAAGGAGAGCCGCTGCGTGACCAGCGCCGCAGCGATCCCCGATGCGCTGGCCGATGCCTTCCGCCTGGCTGTAACGGGACGCCCCGGGCCGGTCCATGTGGCGGTTCCCATGGATGTCATCAACGGCGCCTGCCGGGAGGAGGCCCCCATCCCCGATCCGAAGGGCCCCTCCCCGCTGCCGCCCCTGGACGGGACGCAGCTCGATGCGGCCGCCCAGCGACTCGCCGGGGCCGAACGGCCGGTGATGTATCTCGGCGGCGGAGCCGCGGGGGCAGCCGAAGAGCTCACCCGTCTGGCCGAGCGGCTCGATATGCCTGTGCTGCAGAGCATGGCCGGAAAAGGCGTGGTGAGCGAGGACCATCCTCTCTGCATCGGCACCCGGATCCACCTGCCGTCGGTGCGGGAGTATGTCGCCGGCTGCGATGTGATGCTTGCCGTGGGGACGGAGATCTCCCCCGCCGATCTCTGGGAGTTCCCGCTGCAGCTCGGCGGGAGCCTGATCCAGGTGGATGTGGACGCCGCCAACTTCGACCGGAATTTCCGTGCCGATATCGGCATCCGGGGGGACGCCGCGGAAGCCGCCTCCGCCCTGATGGAGCGCCTGGACGTTGCGATTCCGATCGGATGGGACACCGTCACCGCGGTGGCCGGCCTGGTGAAACGCTCCCGGGAGGAGGTCAACGGCATCACCGGTATGGGCGGAGAGTTCCCGCTCATGCTCGATGTCCTGCAGGGGATGCGCGCAGGTCTGCCGGAGGAGGGGAAGCTCTTTATCGACATGGCCGGGGCCGCCTATGTGGCCCTCAGCGAGTTCCCCGCCCGGCACCCGCGGACCTTCCACCACCCTGTGGGGTTCGGCACGCTGGGGTATGCCCTGCCCGGAGCGATCGGCGCCAAGCTGGCTGAGCCGACGGCGCCGGTCTGTGTCTTCTCCGGCGACGGCGGCTTCCAGTTCACCCTGCCCGAGCTGGCCGTGGCCGCCCAGGAGGGGCTGACCTTGCCCATCATGATCTGGAACGACGGCGGGTACGGCGAGATCCGCCGCAACGAGGCGGTGCTCCAGCCCGGAAGACGTATCGCCGTGGACCTCCGGGGACCGGAGTTGCAATCCCTTGCCGGAGCCTACGGTATCGCCTACGAGGCTGTGGAAAACGGCGCGGAGACGGAGCAGGCACTGCAACGCGCCTTTGCCAGGCAGTGTCCCACGCTCATCGATGTGCAGGCGACGCCACCTTCAGAGACGAAAGGAGCCTTGTAA